The following proteins are co-located in the Telopea speciosissima isolate NSW1024214 ecotype Mountain lineage chromosome 9, Tspe_v1, whole genome shotgun sequence genome:
- the LOC122639184 gene encoding disease resistance protein L6-like, with protein sequence MAAALDCASSTSTAFTTGWSSYDVFLNFRGEDIRNNFTGFLNLILIDKGIDVFIDSEKLWTGEAIDPALGRAIDGSKISIPVFSQGYADSKWCLLELAQIYECHESNRQLVLPIFFNIEPSHVRNQTGNFEEAFGEHEKNFEPHTTESWRKALKEIGSLKGEVIDKNR encoded by the coding sequence ATGGCAGCAGCACTAGATTGTGCTTCCTCCACCTCCACTGCCTTCACAACCGGATGGTCTAGTTACGATGTGTTCCTCAACTTCAGGGGCGAAGATATTCGTAATAATTTCACTGGATTCcttaatttgattttgatagaCAAAGGAATCGATGTGTTTATTGATAGTGAAAAGTTGTGGACTGGAGAAGCAATTGACCCAGCTTTGGGTAGAGCAATCGATGGGTCTAAAATCTCGATCCCTGTCTTCTCCCAAGGATATGCAGACAGCAAATGGTGCCTGCTGGAACTCGCTCAGATTTATGAGTGCCACGAATCCAACCGTCAACTGGTCTTGCCCATATTCTTCAACATTGAGCCGTCGCATGTTCGGAATCAGACCGGAAATTTTGAAGAAGCATTTGGGGAGCACGagaagaattttgagcctcataCCACTGAGAGTTGGAGGAAAGCTTTGAAAGAAATTGGAAgtttgaaaggagaagttatTGACAAAAATAGGTAA